The proteins below come from a single Tissierella sp. MB52-C2 genomic window:
- a CDS encoding PspC domain-containing protein: MKQLFLSDTDKKLCGVCGGIAEYFGIDSTLVRLGWVLLSIFSAGFPGIIAYILASMIIPKRNF, translated from the coding sequence ATGAAGCAATTATTTCTATCTGATACTGATAAGAAATTGTGCGGAGTATGTGGAGGAATTGCAGAATACTTTGGAATAGACTCTACCCTAGTAAGACTTGGATGGGTACTATTATCTATTTTTAGTGCTGGTTTTCCTGGTATAATAGCTTATATCTTAGCATCTATGATAATTCCAAAAAGAAATTTCTAA
- a CDS encoding B12-binding domain-containing radical SAM protein produces MYKKVLLILSSANKLRRKSFSDKSSAPPLGLIYIGNMLKIHGYPVEIIDLSVEDYSLDDFKQFLEQYSPDVVGISVYTETYFSSIEISKIIKSCVPSCKIVLGGAHVTFLPEESLLNDSVDFVVRNEGEFAFVQLMEYLNNSHSYIIENIKGLSYKNAKGEIISNEQRGYLKNLDVLPIPDENILPSENYTYAATILSSRGCPGGCIYCASRAMSGGKYRTRSIENFIGEIYFKYKKYGIKYFNIFDDTFTANVKRLSLFCENIKEIGEDITWRCDSRADVLNEDILHMLKDAGCIAIHIGIESGSQEVLDGLKKYIDLKHAEAMVKYANSIGIRPMCSFIIGHHSDTYETIDMTVELGIKFKNEYNAMVAFSTNTPYPGTYLYNNAEKLGITIHTKNWNKYDIVQPVISTKNISCTELRNIMYEGQIRMNN; encoded by the coding sequence ATGTATAAAAAAGTGTTATTGATACTTTCAAGTGCTAATAAATTGAGAAGAAAAAGTTTTTCTGATAAATCTTCAGCACCACCATTAGGATTAATATATATAGGTAATATGTTAAAAATTCATGGTTACCCAGTAGAAATTATAGATTTATCTGTTGAAGACTATTCTCTAGATGATTTTAAACAATTCTTAGAACAGTATAGTCCTGATGTTGTAGGAATAAGCGTTTATACAGAAACATATTTTTCATCGATAGAAATATCTAAAATTATAAAATCATGTGTTCCAAGTTGTAAAATAGTCTTAGGTGGGGCACATGTTACATTCTTGCCAGAGGAAAGTCTTTTGAATGATTCAGTAGACTTTGTCGTTAGGAATGAAGGGGAATTTGCATTTGTTCAATTAATGGAATATTTAAATAATTCTCATTCATATATTATAGAAAATATAAAGGGGTTATCATATAAAAATGCAAAAGGTGAAATTATATCTAATGAACAAAGAGGATATTTAAAAAATTTAGATGTTCTTCCTATACCAGATGAAAATATTTTACCATCTGAAAATTATACGTATGCAGCAACGATTTTAAGCAGTAGAGGATGCCCGGGAGGGTGTATATATTGTGCTTCTAGAGCTATGTCAGGAGGAAAATATAGGACAAGAAGTATAGAAAACTTTATAGGTGAAATTTATTTTAAATATAAAAAATATGGCATTAAATATTTTAATATATTTGATGATACCTTTACAGCTAATGTAAAAAGGCTAAGCCTATTTTGTGAAAATATAAAAGAAATCGGAGAAGATATTACTTGGAGATGTGATTCAAGAGCAGATGTATTAAATGAAGATATACTTCATATGTTAAAGGATGCAGGTTGTATTGCTATTCATATTGGAATAGAAAGTGGCAGCCAAGAAGTCTTAGATGGGCTTAAAAAATATATTGATTTAAAGCATGCAGAAGCTATGGTAAAGTATGCCAATAGCATTGGAATACGACCAATGTGTTCTTTTATCATAGGTCATCATAGTGATACTTATGAAACAATTGATATGACAGTAGAATTAGGTATTAAGTTTAAAAATGAATATAATGCCATGGTAGCATTTTCAACTAATACACCATATCCAGGGACTTATTTATATAATAATGCTGAAAAATTAGGAATAACAATTCATACTAAAAATTGGAATAAATATGATATTGTTCAACCAGTTATATCAACAAAAAATATAAGTTGTACTGAGTTAAGAAACATTATGTACGAAGGTCAAATTAGAATGAATAACTAG
- the nifJ gene encoding pyruvate:ferredoxin (flavodoxin) oxidoreductase, with product MAKIMKTMDGNTAASHVAYAFTDVAAIYPITPSSTMAELVDEWSANGSKNIFGQEVLVKEMQSEAGAAGAVHGSLAAGALTTTFTASQGLLLMIPNMYKMAGELLPAVFHVTARALAGHALSIFGDHQDVMAARQTGFALLASGSVQETMDLAGVAHLAAIKGRVPFLHFFDGFRTSHEIQKIEVMDYKDLEKLVDHDALNEFRQRALNPERPYTKGTAQNPDIYFQAAEAANPYYEKIVDVVVEYMNEINKITGRDYKPFNYYGHPEAERVIVAMGSVTETIEETIDYLIAKGEKVGVIKVHLYRPFAPKYFFDVLPKTVKKVAVLDRTKEKGAVAEPLHLDVKNIFYDSDIRPVIVGGRYGLGSKDTTPSQILAVYENLNADKPKDRFTIGIVDDVTNLSLDIKEVIKTEPEGTIKCKFWGFGSDGTVGANKSAIKIIGDDTDMYAQGYFAYDSKKSGGVTISHLRFGNEPIKSTYLITDADFISCSKQSYVYQYDLLRGLKDGGTFLLNCTWSPEELDTHLPASMKKYIAEHNIDFYTIDATKMAVDIGLGGRINMIMQSAFFKLAEVLPLEEAIAHLKKSIVDEYGNKGEEIVRMNYEAVDKGIDSLAKIDVPATWKDAKAETTEDDKDVPEFIEKVLKPMNRQEGDDLPVSTFVGREDGSFPHGTSAYEKRGIAVDVPKWIPENCIQCNQCSYVCPHAVIRPILIDEEEKNNAPETFETLKATGKGLEDLGFKIQISPLDCTGCGNCADVCPAKQKALVMTPFEEEYEVEAKNWEYAMTVKAKTDVMDEFSIKGSQFQEPLLQFSGACAGCGETPYVKLITQLFGDRMMIANATGCSSIWGGSAPSMPYCKNQEGKGPSWANSLFEDNAEYGYGMAVAVSQMRDKLEDLMKEFVELNIDEELNTHFNAWIEGKKDAKASKAATGMILPRLNKEVDNTRGKEILAEIEELKDYLIKRSMWIFGGDGWAYDIGFGGLDHVLASGEDINIFVMDTEVYSNTGGQSSKATPTAAVAKFAASGKRVTKKNLGLMMTSYGYVYVAQVAMGANMNQLMKALKEAESYDGPSIVIAYAPCINHGIRTGMGTTIKQEKKAVDTGYWHLYRFDPRLKDEGKNPFVLDSKEPTEPFMDFINSEVRYTSLRRTFPEVADELFAAAEKDAKDRYEQYKRMTE from the coding sequence ATGGCAAAAATAATGAAGACTATGGATGGTAACACCGCTGCATCTCATGTAGCCTATGCTTTTACTGATGTAGCTGCTATCTATCCAATTACACCATCTTCAACAATGGCAGAACTAGTAGATGAATGGTCTGCTAATGGTAGCAAAAATATTTTTGGTCAGGAAGTATTAGTTAAAGAGATGCAATCTGAGGCAGGAGCAGCAGGAGCAGTTCATGGTTCTTTAGCAGCAGGAGCATTAACGACTACATTTACAGCTTCACAAGGACTATTACTTATGATTCCAAATATGTATAAAATGGCAGGGGAATTGCTTCCAGCAGTATTTCATGTTACTGCAAGAGCTCTAGCAGGACATGCTCTTAGTATATTTGGAGATCACCAAGACGTTATGGCAGCTAGACAAACAGGTTTTGCTCTACTTGCATCAGGTTCTGTTCAAGAAACAATGGACTTAGCAGGAGTAGCTCATCTTGCTGCTATAAAGGGAAGAGTACCATTCCTACATTTCTTTGATGGATTTAGAACAAGTCATGAAATTCAAAAAATCGAAGTAATGGATTACAAAGACTTAGAAAAATTAGTTGATCATGATGCCCTTAATGAATTTAGACAAAGAGCTTTAAACCCAGAAAGACCGTATACAAAGGGTACTGCACAAAACCCAGATATTTACTTCCAAGCGGCAGAAGCAGCTAACCCATACTATGAAAAAATAGTAGATGTTGTAGTGGAATATATGAACGAAATAAACAAAATAACTGGTAGAGATTACAAACCTTTCAATTACTATGGACATCCAGAAGCTGAAAGAGTAATAGTTGCTATGGGTTCAGTTACTGAAACTATAGAAGAAACTATTGATTACTTAATTGCAAAAGGTGAAAAAGTAGGAGTTATTAAAGTACACCTATATAGACCTTTTGCACCAAAATATTTCTTTGATGTACTTCCTAAGACTGTAAAGAAAGTAGCAGTATTAGATAGAACTAAGGAAAAAGGTGCTGTTGCTGAACCACTACATTTAGATGTTAAAAACATATTCTATGATTCAGATATAAGACCGGTTATAGTTGGCGGAAGATATGGATTAGGCTCAAAAGATACTACTCCATCACAAATATTAGCTGTATATGAAAACTTAAATGCAGATAAACCAAAAGATAGATTTACTATAGGTATAGTTGATGATGTGACTAATCTATCATTAGATATAAAAGAAGTTATAAAAACTGAACCAGAAGGAACAATTAAATGTAAATTCTGGGGCTTTGGTTCTGACGGAACTGTTGGAGCTAATAAATCAGCTATAAAGATTATCGGTGACGATACAGATATGTATGCACAAGGATACTTTGCATATGACAGTAAGAAATCTGGTGGAGTTACTATTTCTCACTTAAGATTTGGTAATGAACCAATAAAATCTACGTATTTAATTACTGATGCAGACTTTATATCATGCTCAAAGCAATCCTATGTATATCAATATGATTTATTAAGAGGATTAAAAGATGGTGGAACATTCCTTCTAAACTGTACTTGGAGTCCAGAAGAGCTTGATACACATCTTCCAGCATCAATGAAAAAGTATATTGCAGAACACAATATCGACTTCTATACAATCGATGCAACTAAGATGGCAGTTGATATAGGACTAGGCGGAAGAATAAACATGATAATGCAATCAGCATTCTTCAAACTAGCAGAAGTATTACCATTAGAAGAAGCAATCGCTCACCTAAAGAAATCCATAGTTGATGAATATGGAAACAAAGGTGAAGAAATAGTTAGAATGAATTATGAAGCAGTAGATAAGGGAATTGATTCCTTAGCTAAGATAGATGTTCCAGCAACATGGAAAGATGCTAAAGCTGAAACGACAGAAGATGACAAGGATGTTCCAGAGTTTATAGAAAAAGTATTAAAACCAATGAATAGACAAGAAGGTGATGATCTACCTGTAAGTACTTTCGTTGGCAGAGAAGATGGTTCATTCCCACATGGAACATCAGCATACGAAAAACGTGGTATAGCAGTAGATGTACCAAAATGGATACCAGAAAATTGTATTCAATGTAACCAATGTTCCTATGTTTGTCCACATGCGGTTATTAGACCTATTCTTATAGATGAAGAAGAAAAGAATAATGCACCAGAAACATTTGAAACATTAAAAGCTACAGGAAAAGGATTAGAAGATTTAGGATTCAAGATTCAAATCAGTCCATTAGATTGTACAGGATGTGGAAACTGTGCTGATGTATGCCCAGCAAAACAAAAAGCTTTAGTTATGACACCGTTTGAAGAAGAATATGAAGTTGAAGCTAAAAACTGGGAATATGCTATGACAGTTAAGGCTAAAACTGATGTGATGGATGAATTCAGTATAAAGGGATCACAATTCCAAGAACCATTACTTCAATTCTCAGGAGCTTGTGCTGGCTGTGGAGAAACTCCATATGTAAAGTTAATTACTCAATTATTTGGTGATAGAATGATGATTGCCAATGCTACAGGTTGTTCATCAATCTGGGGTGGTTCTGCACCATCTATGCCATATTGCAAGAATCAAGAAGGTAAAGGGCCTTCATGGGCAAACTCATTATTTGAAGACAATGCTGAATACGGATATGGTATGGCAGTAGCTGTTAGCCAAATGAGAGATAAATTAGAAGATTTAATGAAGGAATTCGTTGAATTAAATATAGATGAAGAATTAAATACTCATTTTAATGCTTGGATAGAAGGCAAGAAAGATGCAAAAGCTTCAAAGGCTGCTACAGGTATGATCCTACCAAGATTAAATAAAGAAGTAGATAACACAAGAGGAAAAGAAATCCTTGCTGAAATCGAAGAGTTAAAAGACTATCTAATCAAGAGATCTATGTGGATATTTGGTGGAGATGGCTGGGCTTATGACATAGGATTTGGAGGACTTGACCATGTTCTAGCTTCAGGAGAAGATATAAATATATTTGTTATGGATACTGAAGTATATTCAAATACTGGTGGTCAATCATCTAAAGCAACTCCAACAGCAGCAGTTGCAAAATTCGCAGCTTCTGGTAAGAGAGTAACTAAGAAAAACTTAGGTCTAATGATGACTTCCTACGGATATGTATATGTAGCTCAAGTAGCAATGGGTGCTAATATGAACCAATTAATGAAAGCACTTAAAGAAGCAGAATCCTATGACGGACCATCTATAGTTATAGCTTATGCACCATGTATCAACCATGGAATAAGAACTGGTATGGGTACAACAATTAAACAAGAGAAGAAAGCTGTAGATACAGGATACTGGCATTTATATAGATTTGACCCAAGATTAAAAGATGAAGGAAAGAATCCATTCGTTCTTGACTCAAAAGAGCCAACAGAACCATTTATGGACTTCATCAATTCAGAGGTTAGATACACTTCATTAAGAAGAACATTCCCAGAGGTAGCAGATGAACTATTTGCTGCAGCTGAGAAAGATGCTAAGGATAGATACGAGCAATACAAGAGAATGACAGAATAA
- a CDS encoding radical SAM/SPASM domain-containing protein: MEGVENERFRVKLRTDGALAITNIEENKIKVYKGIDKQIVALLLKYSKSSHVEKLILEKMGENAENVLGKLEHIIDELKDMNIINEEKNNTSYKINKQNLDIYSENLTKSLDEIYIEITKRCNLRCYHCYIDNDILKREMSIEKIQDIIDQAAEMGVLMIKVTGGEPLIHKDFFKIAKYIRDKNMLLRVYTNGTSLNEDVINNMYNCGVKEIQISVDGFYDETHDSIRRKKGNLNNIKQALPILEKNNIKTILSFTATDFNVSEIKYFSEYLKEFKHIKLNASLFMNYHNKQECNHDMLNVSNDTINELKRCAYTMQDVWSKKMDYGFTYSNDNIGYCGAGNFSMYISSIGEVYMCPVLQENSFRLGNVNGERLKDIWENSEALNEFRKYKLRDIDKCNSCQKVNECRGGCRVRAYLSNDSIYSHDPISCSMFLED; this comes from the coding sequence ATGGAGGGTGTAGAAAATGAAAGATTTAGAGTAAAATTAAGAACTGATGGAGCACTTGCTATTACAAATATTGAAGAAAATAAAATTAAAGTATATAAGGGAATTGATAAGCAAATAGTAGCTTTGCTTTTGAAGTATTCAAAATCATCTCATGTAGAAAAATTAATTCTAGAAAAAATGGGAGAAAATGCTGAGAATGTATTAGGCAAACTTGAGCATATAATAGATGAATTAAAAGATATGAATATTATAAATGAAGAAAAGAACAATACTTCATATAAAATTAACAAACAAAATTTGGATATATATAGTGAGAATCTAACTAAAAGTTTAGATGAAATATATATAGAGATAACCAAAAGATGTAATTTAAGATGTTATCATTGCTATATTGATAATGATATATTAAAAAGAGAAATGTCCATAGAAAAAATACAGGATATAATTGATCAGGCCGCCGAAATGGGTGTATTGATGATTAAAGTAACTGGTGGAGAACCTCTTATACATAAAGATTTTTTTAAAATTGCTAAATATATAAGGGATAAGAACATGTTATTAAGAGTTTATACTAATGGAACAAGTTTAAATGAAGATGTCATTAATAATATGTATAATTGTGGAGTAAAAGAAATACAAATTAGCGTAGATGGATTTTATGATGAAACCCATGACAGTATAAGAAGGAAAAAAGGTAATCTTAATAATATAAAACAAGCACTTCCTATTTTAGAAAAAAATAATATAAAAACAATACTATCTTTTACGGCAACAGATTTTAATGTTAGTGAAATAAAATATTTTTCGGAATATCTTAAAGAATTTAAGCATATAAAGTTAAATGCAAGTTTATTTATGAATTACCATAATAAACAAGAATGTAATCATGATATGTTGAATGTATCTAATGATACGATAAATGAACTAAAAAGATGTGCATATACAATGCAAGACGTTTGGAGTAAAAAAATGGACTATGGATTTACTTATTCAAATGATAATATTGGATATTGCGGTGCAGGGAATTTTAGTATGTACATATCTTCAATAGGAGAGGTATATATGTGTCCTGTCCTTCAAGAAAATAGTTTTAGATTAGGCAACGTTAATGGGGAAAGACTAAAAGATATTTGGGAAAATAGTGAAGCATTGAATGAATTTAGAAAGTATAAATTGAGAGATATAGATAAATGCAATAGTTGTCAAAAAGTGAATGAATGTAGAGGTGGATGTAGAGTAAGAGCATACTTAAGTAATGATAGTATATATTCACACGATCCAATTTCATGTTCTATGTTTTTGGAAGACTAG
- a CDS encoding PqqD family protein, giving the protein MILENPIHMKTYIWKKQEGCIITISEDGQKYILNPEYAMIWEEIDDLKTIEDIAQIVAVKMEINLDMAIEKVTEMAKELAEKDLISFENYLWLEEDYV; this is encoded by the coding sequence ATGATATTAGAAAACCCAATTCATATGAAAACATATATATGGAAGAAACAAGAAGGATGTATTATAACTATAAGCGAAGATGGTCAAAAGTACATATTAAATCCTGAATATGCAATGATTTGGGAAGAAATAGACGATCTAAAAACAATAGAAGATATAGCACAAATAGTTGCTGTAAAGATGGAAATTAATCTTGATATGGCAATAGAAAAAGTAACAGAAATGGCTAAAGAATTAGCAGAAAAGGATTTAATATCTTTTGAAAATTATCTATGGCTGGAGGAAGATTATGTATAA
- a CDS encoding B12-binding domain-containing radical SAM protein translates to MYKKILFIISSSNSIARAVLKKSNCTPNIGVLYIASVLKMHGYEVKIIDMLVEDFTAKGFIEEIKLFNPDIIGMSIFTEAYDNAIEIIKMIKKNFKDIKIAVGGPHATFEGINMMREIEEIDYVIRYEGEFTFLLLLEHLNYPDSIGIEKVKSLIYRKKSDIVCNEKRGYIEALDVLPFPVLGMVDRDKYSEIFALITSRGCPGDCVYCSSKAMSGGKYRYRSAENIISEVYYIYNKTKESLFEIYDDTFTVNKSRVKKFCKLLKEVNIPVIWRCQSRADVLTEELIHNLYDADCKYIHIGIESGNQIVLDKIGKKIKLKEALDKVIYAKDLGINIYCSFIIGHYCDTIETIEETLETIRDLKNKGISIGVASCTPYPGTFIKENAEEIGLNIHAKRWREYQFGNPIVSNKDLSLDDLRDYLFKGFKEFFIGN, encoded by the coding sequence ATGTATAAAAAAATATTATTTATTATTTCGTCAAGTAATAGTATTGCAAGAGCAGTCTTAAAAAAGTCAAATTGCACTCCAAATATAGGAGTATTATATATAGCTTCAGTTTTAAAAATGCATGGGTATGAAGTTAAGATTATAGATATGTTAGTTGAGGATTTTACAGCAAAAGGATTTATAGAGGAAATAAAACTATTTAATCCAGATATTATAGGGATGTCAATTTTTACAGAAGCTTATGATAATGCTATTGAAATAATAAAAATGATTAAGAAAAATTTCAAAGATATAAAAATTGCAGTTGGTGGACCACATGCAACCTTTGAAGGTATTAATATGATGAGAGAAATAGAGGAAATAGATTATGTAATTAGATATGAGGGAGAATTCACATTTTTATTATTACTTGAACATTTAAACTATCCAGATAGTATAGGTATAGAAAAAGTTAAAAGTCTTATATATAGAAAAAAATCTGATATTGTATGCAATGAAAAACGAGGATATATAGAGGCTTTAGATGTATTGCCATTTCCTGTATTAGGCATGGTAGATAGAGATAAATATAGCGAAATATTTGCACTTATAACTAGTAGAGGATGTCCTGGAGATTGTGTATATTGCAGTTCAAAAGCAATGTCAGGAGGAAAATATAGATATAGAAGTGCAGAAAATATCATAAGTGAAGTCTATTATATCTATAATAAGACTAAGGAAAGCTTGTTTGAAATATATGATGATACATTTACAGTAAATAAAAGTAGGGTCAAAAAGTTTTGTAAGCTATTAAAAGAAGTGAACATACCAGTTATATGGAGATGTCAATCAAGGGCTGATGTTTTAACTGAAGAATTAATACATAATTTATATGATGCTGATTGTAAATATATTCATATAGGCATAGAGAGTGGGAATCAAATAGTTTTAGATAAAATCGGTAAAAAAATAAAACTAAAAGAGGCTCTAGATAAAGTTATTTATGCAAAAGATTTAGGAATAAATATCTACTGTAGTTTTATTATTGGACATTATTGCGACACAATAGAAACAATAGAAGAAACTCTAGAAACCATAAGAGATTTGAAAAATAAAGGAATAAGCATTGGTGTAGCATCCTGTACTCCTTATCCTGGAACTTTTATAAAAGAGAATGCTGAGGAAATAGGACTAAATATACATGCTAAAAGATGGAGAGAATATCAGTTTGGAAATCCTATTGTAAGTAATAAAGATTTATCTCTGGATGATTTAAGAGACTATCTTTTTAAAGGATTTAAAGAGTTTTTTATAGGGAATTAA
- the uvrC gene encoding excinuclease ABC subunit UvrC yields the protein MFDIEEELKKLPDKPGVYIMKDKNEEIIYVGKAISLRKRVRQYFQSGKNNPPKVNSMVKHISEFEYIIVDNEVEALILEANLIKKHKPKYNILLRDDKQYPYIKVTINEKYPRVMKTRQVLKDGAKYFGPYPSVYAVNDVIEILRNIYPLRTCNRNLSNYGKKTRPCLNYYMKRCLGPCQGENVDDEQYMGMINEILMFLNGREDKLVEIIEEKMKEASKKLDFEEAARYRDQINSLNLLHEKQKIESTTNLVDQDVIGMARGIEEVCMQVFFIRNGKIVGREHFILEDTFEEDRKEILSAFIKQFYIGASYLPKEIIIEEEIQDMEAISKWLGEKKGAKINILVPKRGDKVGLIDMVRKNALDMLNKYGDRFVKKARENQKTLEELKNILGISSDLNRIEAFDISNISGVESVGSMVVFEKGESKKSDYRRFRIRTVIGADDYGSMEEILSRRFIRGLEERQLMKENEIEVKGFSNFPDLIMMDGGKGQVNVALRVLNNLNINIPVCGLVKDDFHKTRGIIYNNKEISLNEDSLGFRLIYRIQEEAHRFAISYHRSLRTKKMFKSELDDIKGIGEKRKVELLKHFQSIEKIKKASIEDLLQVKGMNRLAAEELYNHFNKKKEENK from the coding sequence ATGTTTGACATAGAAGAAGAGTTAAAAAAGCTACCAGATAAACCAGGTGTTTATATAATGAAGGATAAAAATGAGGAGATAATTTATGTTGGAAAGGCTATTTCTCTTAGGAAAAGAGTAAGGCAATATTTTCAATCAGGAAAAAACAATCCACCTAAGGTGAATTCCATGGTTAAACATATCTCTGAGTTTGAATATATTATAGTAGATAATGAAGTAGAAGCTTTAATACTTGAGGCTAACTTAATAAAGAAGCATAAGCCGAAATATAATATTCTACTTAGGGACGATAAACAATATCCTTATATTAAAGTAACTATAAATGAAAAATATCCTAGGGTAATGAAAACTAGACAGGTGTTGAAAGATGGTGCAAAGTATTTTGGACCCTATCCCAGTGTATATGCAGTAAATGATGTAATAGAAATTTTGAGAAATATATATCCCCTAAGAACTTGTAACCGTAATTTAAGTAATTATGGTAAAAAGACTAGACCTTGTTTAAATTACTATATGAAAAGGTGCTTAGGACCTTGCCAAGGTGAAAATGTAGATGATGAACAGTATATGGGTATGATAAATGAAATCCTTATGTTTCTAAATGGCAGAGAGGATAAGCTAGTAGAAATCATTGAGGAGAAGATGAAAGAAGCCTCAAAAAAATTAGACTTTGAAGAAGCTGCAAGGTATAGAGACCAAATTAACTCCCTAAACTTGCTCCATGAAAAACAAAAGATTGAATCTACTACTAATTTAGTAGACCAAGACGTAATAGGAATGGCTAGAGGTATAGAAGAAGTATGTATGCAAGTATTTTTTATTAGAAATGGGAAAATTGTAGGTAGAGAACATTTTATACTGGAAGATACTTTTGAAGAAGATAGGAAGGAAATCCTTAGTGCATTTATTAAACAATTCTATATTGGAGCTTCCTATCTACCAAAAGAGATTATAATCGAAGAAGAAATACAGGATATGGAAGCCATATCTAAATGGCTAGGAGAAAAGAAGGGAGCTAAAATAAATATATTAGTTCCAAAACGTGGAGATAAAGTTGGATTAATAGATATGGTTAGGAAAAATGCATTAGATATGTTAAACAAATATGGAGACAGATTTGTAAAGAAGGCAAGAGAAAACCAAAAGACTTTAGAAGAGCTGAAAAATATCTTAGGAATTAGCAGTGATTTAAATAGAATTGAAGCCTTTGATATATCAAATATTAGTGGAGTAGAATCTGTTGGCTCCATGGTAGTATTCGAAAAAGGAGAGTCGAAAAAGTCGGATTATAGAAGATTTAGAATTAGAACTGTGATTGGTGCAGACGATTATGGTAGTATGGAAGAAATTTTGAGTCGCCGATTTATTAGGGGTCTTGAAGAGAGACAGCTAATGAAGGAAAATGAGATAGAAGTAAAGGGATTTTCAAATTTCCCAGATTTGATAATGATGGATGGAGGTAAGGGACAGGTTAATGTAGCTCTTAGAGTATTAAATAATTTAAATATAAACATTCCAGTATGTGGGCTTGTAAAAGATGATTTTCACAAGACAAGAGGAATAATATATAATAACAAAGAGATAAGTCTAAATGAAGACTCTCTAGGGTTTAGATTAATTTATAGAATACAAGAGGAGGCACATAGATTTGCAATATCCTATCATAGATCCCTAAGAACTAAGAAAATGTTTAAGTCTGAATTAGATGATATAAAGGGTATAGGAGAGAAGAGGAAGGTGGAACTACTAAAACATTTTCAAAGTATAGAAAAAATAAAGAAGGCATCAATAGAAGATTTATTACAGGTAAAAGGTATGAACAGATTAGCAGCAGAAGAATTATATAATCATTTTAATAAGAAAAAGGAGGAGAATAAATGA